In one Candidatus Thermoplasmatota archaeon genomic region, the following are encoded:
- a CDS encoding sulfide/dihydroorotate dehydrogenase-like FAD/NAD-binding protein, whose amino-acid sequence MYEIVKSEKLTPDVIKLEIRAPNIARKAKAGQFIMVTPTEHGERIPLTMADFSPENGTVTIAALEVGKTTKELGKMKAGDKVFSLVGPLGLPTHLNQYGNVVSIGGGIGLALMYPVVRAFKQSGNHTINIIGARNEKLLMYEKEINTVSDEFFVCTDDGSKGHHGFVSDILKKLIAENKKIDLVYAVGPIIMMKVIANITKPFNIPTVVSLNPIMVDGTGMCGSCRVIIGGETKFGCVDGPEFDGHKVDFDNLTARNKRYIPEEQISLKRFQEAK is encoded by the coding sequence ATGTACGAGATAGTGAAGTCGGAGAAGCTCACACCGGATGTCATTAAACTGGAGATCCGAGCCCCGAACATCGCAAGGAAGGCCAAGGCCGGACAGTTCATTATGGTGACACCGACTGAGCACGGCGAGAGGATCCCCCTCACGATGGCGGATTTCTCTCCCGAGAATGGAACGGTCACAATCGCGGCCCTGGAGGTCGGGAAGACCACTAAGGAGCTCGGCAAGATGAAGGCCGGGGACAAGGTCTTCAGCCTCGTCGGCCCGCTTGGCCTGCCGACGCATCTGAATCAGTACGGCAACGTCGTCAGCATCGGCGGCGGCATCGGCCTGGCTCTCATGTACCCAGTCGTGCGCGCCTTCAAGCAGTCTGGAAACCACACGATCAACATCATCGGCGCTCGGAACGAGAAGTTGCTGATGTACGAGAAGGAGATCAACACCGTTAGCGACGAGTTCTTCGTGTGCACGGATGACGGGTCCAAGGGACACCACGGGTTCGTCAGCGACATCCTGAAGAAGTTGATCGCTGAGAACAAGAAGATCGATTTGGTCTATGCTGTCGGTCCGATCATTATGATGAAGGTCATCGCGAACATCACGAAGCCGTTCAACATCCCAACCGTCGTCAGCCTCAACCCGATCATGGTCGACGGCACAGGCATGTGCGGGTCTTGCAGAGTGATAATCGGAGGCGAGACAAAGTTCGGCTGTGTGGACGGACCTGAGTTCGACGGCCACAAGGTCGACTTCGATAACCTCACGGCAAGGAACAAGCGGTACATTCCGGAGGAGCAGATCTCCCTGAAGAGATTCCAGGAGGCGAAGTAG
- the gltA gene encoding NADPH-dependent glutamate synthase has product MAEEEKKAPKKIVPKKYPMPEQKPEERVHNFNEVPVGQDAQTAILEAQRCLQCKRGPNRKLCMDGCPVEIDIPAFIKKTQEGNFEEAIKIIREKQNLPAVCGRVCPYENQCEGLCIVGKKNEPVGIGRLERFLADWERNEQKHGKIELPAPTGKKIAVVGGGPAGLTVAGDLARIGHKVTIFEALQYCGGVLIYGIPEFRLPKEIVRSEVDYIRRSGVEIHNDYVIGKLDTVDDLLKEYDVVFVGTGAGLPDWTNLPGENLNGILSANEYLTRVNLMKGYRFPEYDTPIRVGERVVTIGGGNVAMDCARTSLRLGCKESVILYRRSDAELPARREEVHHAKDEGVRFELLAAPLEFIGDDCGNVRQVKAIRMQLGEPDASGRRRPIKIPGSEFLIDAQTVLIAIGQSPNPLVPMTTPDLKTTKEGTIAVDSEGRTSKKGVFAGGDIASGAATVILAMGDGKRAAKAMHKYLTEDPSWPSPEVFEKLSCEM; this is encoded by the coding sequence ATGGCGGAGGAGGAGAAGAAGGCCCCGAAGAAGATCGTGCCCAAGAAGTACCCGATGCCAGAGCAGAAGCCCGAGGAGCGGGTCCACAACTTCAACGAGGTCCCGGTCGGTCAGGACGCGCAGACAGCGATTCTCGAAGCACAGAGGTGCCTCCAGTGCAAGCGCGGCCCCAACAGGAAGCTGTGCATGGACGGATGCCCGGTCGAGATCGACATCCCAGCCTTCATCAAGAAGACCCAGGAGGGGAACTTCGAGGAAGCGATCAAGATCATAAGAGAGAAGCAGAACCTGCCAGCCGTCTGCGGCAGGGTCTGCCCATACGAGAACCAGTGCGAGGGACTCTGCATTGTCGGGAAGAAGAACGAGCCTGTGGGCATTGGCAGGCTCGAGAGGTTCCTCGCGGACTGGGAGAGAAACGAGCAGAAGCACGGCAAGATAGAGTTGCCTGCTCCTACGGGGAAGAAGATCGCGGTCGTCGGTGGCGGTCCTGCCGGCCTGACGGTCGCGGGTGACCTCGCGAGAATCGGCCACAAGGTCACGATCTTCGAGGCGTTGCAGTACTGCGGCGGAGTGTTGATCTACGGCATCCCGGAGTTCAGGCTGCCCAAGGAGATCGTTCGCTCGGAGGTCGACTACATCCGAAGGAGCGGCGTGGAGATCCACAATGACTACGTGATCGGGAAGCTCGACACGGTCGATGATCTCCTCAAGGAGTACGATGTTGTGTTCGTCGGCACTGGTGCCGGCCTGCCCGACTGGACCAACCTGCCTGGAGAGAATCTCAACGGCATCCTGTCAGCGAACGAGTATCTCACAAGAGTCAACCTGATGAAGGGTTACAGGTTCCCCGAGTACGACACGCCGATACGCGTGGGCGAACGCGTGGTGACGATCGGTGGCGGAAACGTCGCGATGGACTGCGCAAGGACTTCCCTGAGGCTGGGCTGCAAGGAGTCGGTGATCCTCTACAGGAGGTCCGATGCCGAGCTGCCGGCCAGGCGCGAGGAGGTTCACCACGCGAAGGATGAAGGCGTAAGGTTCGAGCTGCTTGCAGCCCCGCTCGAGTTCATAGGCGATGACTGCGGGAACGTGAGACAGGTGAAGGCTATCAGGATGCAGCTGGGAGAGCCGGACGCGTCCGGAAGGAGACGGCCGATCAAGATCCCGGGCTCTGAGTTCCTGATCGATGCGCAGACCGTTCTGATCGCCATCGGCCAGAGCCCGAACCCGCTGGTGCCCATGACCACCCCCGACCTGAAGACCACGAAGGAGGGAACGATTGCAGTCGACTCCGAGGGCAGGACATCGAAGAAGGGAGTGTTCGCTGGCGGTGACATAGCGTCCGGAGCTGCGACCGTCATCCTCGCCATGGGCGACGGGAAGCGGGCTGCGAAGGCGATGCACAAGTATCTCACGGAGGACCCGTCTTGGCCCTCACCTGAGGTCTTCGAGAAGCTTTCCTGCGAGATGTAG
- a CDS encoding GAF domain-containing sensor histidine kinase, giving the protein MQERRRDKTLEITTHILGSQDVDAILKMIVDSVTDDFGFEACDAFLLDETRDNFVLKVSKGFPSDIENKVAGFTISKDFLNENLAASQKLGRFTYLYKSKPGETGASYYSVLHADRAALPRAHDGDWHELDVLYVLFEDANGKAIGLLEPDGPRDHKLPSPDLVQNLELFSSLVSIAVANAKLVAQLNRTVKLFRALLDTAVSLQQTADLKDTLRKIADTLNDLVPFDEVSVYLVDWNKGLLIPIYATGPYAGDVMADIGPISGLAGEVARLGKVDIVEDSIDDQRVENIPGIEDLEIRQTIMAIPLKGRHGVEGVLELYRDKSKKFTSVEWAVAEPFAAHAAIAIENARLREEQTQNLEATQKAYEDMKDLDKMKDSLVDTISHELRTPLTTILGYVEMASAGMYGDITPKMKDKFGNILEQVNRINMLVSTMLEMSRLQKKTLALEFEPANVAMVTREVVEDLDREIKSKNHTVTILFGNDLPIVNADRMRIHDVISNLVGNAVKYTNPGGKITIGADILGGKVHLWVRDNGIGIADEDHDKLFNRFFLADAGLIREDGRIGIGLYTSREIVRRHGGEMWFESRKGSGSTFHVTLPLKVQS; this is encoded by the coding sequence GTGCAAGAAAGGAGACGCGACAAGACCCTCGAAATAACCACTCACATTCTAGGCTCCCAGGACGTCGACGCGATTCTGAAGATGATAGTAGACAGCGTCACAGACGATTTCGGATTCGAAGCCTGCGATGCGTTCCTTCTCGACGAGACTAGAGACAACTTCGTCTTGAAGGTCAGCAAGGGGTTCCCGAGCGACATCGAGAACAAGGTTGCTGGATTCACAATCTCCAAGGATTTCTTGAACGAGAATCTTGCCGCTTCTCAGAAGCTCGGGAGGTTCACCTACCTCTACAAGTCCAAACCGGGCGAGACCGGCGCAAGTTACTACAGCGTCCTGCACGCTGACCGGGCAGCACTGCCACGTGCACACGACGGCGATTGGCATGAGCTGGACGTGCTCTATGTCCTCTTCGAGGACGCGAACGGAAAGGCGATCGGACTCCTCGAACCAGATGGCCCCAGAGACCACAAGCTGCCGTCGCCGGACCTGGTGCAGAACCTGGAGTTGTTCTCAAGCTTGGTCTCGATAGCCGTCGCCAACGCCAAGTTGGTTGCACAGCTGAATAGAACGGTGAAGCTTTTCAGGGCGCTACTGGACACCGCGGTGTCCTTGCAGCAGACGGCGGATTTGAAGGATACTCTTAGGAAAATCGCAGACACACTCAACGATCTCGTCCCGTTCGATGAGGTGAGCGTATATCTGGTCGACTGGAACAAAGGGCTCCTGATCCCGATCTACGCCACAGGCCCCTACGCGGGGGACGTGATGGCCGACATCGGGCCGATATCGGGCCTTGCCGGCGAGGTAGCGAGGTTGGGCAAGGTGGACATCGTCGAGGACTCAATAGACGACCAGCGGGTAGAGAACATCCCGGGCATCGAAGACCTGGAGATACGCCAGACAATAATGGCCATACCGTTGAAGGGCAGGCACGGAGTGGAGGGCGTGCTCGAGCTCTACAGGGACAAGAGCAAGAAGTTCACCAGCGTCGAGTGGGCGGTCGCAGAACCTTTCGCGGCGCACGCAGCGATAGCTATTGAGAATGCGAGGCTGAGGGAGGAACAGACGCAGAATTTGGAGGCCACCCAGAAGGCATATGAGGACATGAAGGACTTGGACAAGATGAAGGACAGCCTCGTGGACACGATATCGCACGAGCTGAGGACGCCGCTCACGACGATACTGGGATACGTCGAGATGGCCTCCGCCGGGATGTACGGCGATATCACGCCGAAGATGAAGGACAAGTTCGGCAACATCCTCGAACAGGTCAACAGGATCAACATGCTGGTGTCTACGATGCTTGAGATGTCGAGGCTCCAGAAGAAGACCCTGGCATTGGAGTTCGAGCCGGCGAATGTCGCCATGGTGACCAGGGAGGTCGTCGAGGACCTTGACCGTGAGATCAAGTCAAAGAACCACACGGTGACGATCCTCTTCGGGAACGACCTCCCCATAGTGAACGCCGACAGGATGAGGATCCATGATGTCATCAGTAACCTCGTAGGCAACGCGGTCAAGTACACGAACCCAGGCGGGAAGATCACGATCGGGGCGGACATACTGGGAGGCAAGGTCCACCTTTGGGTCAGGGACAACGGCATAGGCATTGCCGACGAGGACCATGACAAGCTGTTCAACAGGTTCTTCCTGGCAGATGCCGGCCTGATACGAGAGGACGGCAGGATCGGGATAGGCCTGTACACGAGCAGGGAGATAGTAAGGAGGCACGGCGGAGAGATGTGGTTCGAGAGCAGGAAGGGTTCCGGGAGCACTTTCCATGTCACGCTTCCTCTCAAAGTGCAATCATGA
- a CDS encoding 4Fe-4S binding protein, translating to MPVKFNQELCDLNPYCPVVRACPKGALFVDKKTFRPTFNEDECSGCGVCVSSCPRGAVFEE from the coding sequence ATGCCTGTCAAATTCAATCAAGAGCTCTGCGACCTGAACCCCTACTGCCCCGTCGTGAGGGCCTGTCCCAAGGGCGCGCTGTTCGTTGACAAGAAGACCTTCAGACCGACCTTCAATGAAGACGAGTGCAGTGGGTGCGGAGTATGCGTATCGAGCTGTCCCAGAGGCGCTGTGTTCGAGGAGTAG
- a CDS encoding glutaredoxin family protein, with product MAEKPKVYALSTCPYCKRTRRFLDDHKIAYECIEVDLLDDAKQDEVLEEIEKLTGRRSFPVVVVGKEIIVGHDESKLKKVLKL from the coding sequence ATGGCTGAGAAACCGAAGGTCTATGCATTGAGCACGTGCCCGTACTGCAAACGCACGAGACGGTTCCTGGACGATCACAAGATCGCGTACGAATGCATCGAGGTCGATCTCCTGGATGACGCAAAGCAGGACGAGGTACTCGAAGAGATCGAGAAGCTCACAGGCAGGAGGTCGTTTCCCGTCGTGGTAGTCGGCAAGGAGATCATCGTGGGACACGATGAGTCGAAGCTGAAGAAGGTCCTGAAGCTATGA